A stretch of the Vulcanisaeta souniana JCM 11219 genome encodes the following:
- a CDS encoding XdhC family protein: MSSCEFFRALTKVSSEGDRIVIVKMVVGNNVLSDIIVNGKSLLGIVTNKEVLELANKVLTEGRTIETVINGVRVILEPVEPRPTVIVVGSGLIAKALVDVGNAIGYYVAIVGNGDIDKDRFSNAYFITNDLRDLEKLVDENSIVIIANEGGKPYDTEALYIALKHNAKFIGLLASQRRAAVMIADMVRNGISLDYVLNKLHSPVGLDIGAKTAGEIALSILAEVMMFIRNASGKPMREIKDPRKLVKDALEGRIQEQSCSWQPTEFKL, encoded by the coding sequence GTGTCTTCCTGCGAATTCTTCAGGGCCTTGACTAAGGTCAGCTCAGAGGGTGATAGGATAGTTATTGTTAAAATGGTTGTTGGCAATAATGTATTATCCGATATAATAGTTAATGGAAAGTCCCTGCTCGGTATTGTGACCAATAAGGAGGTCCTGGAACTAGCCAACAAGGTATTGACCGAGGGAAGGACCATTGAAACCGTAATAAATGGTGTCAGGGTTATTTTAGAGCCCGTGGAGCCGAGGCCCACGGTAATCGTGGTTGGTTCAGGGCTCATCGCTAAGGCTTTAGTCGATGTGGGTAATGCCATTGGCTATTACGTGGCTATCGTGGGAAACGGCGACATAGATAAAGATCGCTTCAGCAACGCGTACTTCATAACCAATGATCTCAGGGACCTCGAGAAGCTCGTTGATGAGAACTCCATCGTAATAATAGCGAATGAGGGCGGCAAACCCTATGACACTGAGGCCCTCTACATAGCCCTTAAGCACAATGCCAAGTTCATAGGCCTACTCGCAAGCCAGAGGAGGGCGGCGGTTATGATCGCGGACATGGTCAGGAACGGGATAAGCCTTGACTACGTATTAAACAAGCTACACTCACCAGTTGGACTTGATATTGGTGCCAAGACCGCAGGCGAGATCGCCCTCAGCATACTCGCTGAGGTTATGATGTTCATCAGAAACGCAAGCGGCAAACCAATGCGTGAAATTAAGGACCCGAGGAAACTCGTCAAGGACGCCCTCGAGGGCAGGATACAGGAACAATCATGTTCGTGGCAACCCACCGAATTTAAACTCTGA
- a CDS encoding MogA/MoaB family molybdenum cofactor biosynthesis protein, with amino-acid sequence MSVPRTMHREAGPKTANFFVITVSTSRYNAKVSGQPYTDESGDLAESMLRQVGHRVVGRELIKDDLVMIRSLVDSLLLRDDVDVVVLTGGTGLARSDVTIEALRPLFEKELEGFGELFRQVSYQRIGTGVIMTRATAGIARSRLIVALPGSPDGVRTGLEIILQELPHILYIIRS; translated from the coding sequence ATGAGCGTACCAAGAACAATGCATAGGGAGGCCGGTCCTAAGACTGCCAATTTCTTCGTGATAACGGTATCCACGTCACGCTATAACGCAAAGGTGAGTGGTCAACCGTACACCGATGAATCGGGGGACCTGGCAGAGTCCATGCTCAGACAGGTTGGACATAGGGTTGTTGGTAGGGAGTTGATAAAGGATGACCTGGTCATGATTCGCTCGCTCGTTGATTCGCTCCTCCTTCGTGATGATGTGGACGTGGTAGTCCTCACGGGTGGTACGGGGCTTGCCAGGAGTGATGTGACAATAGAGGCCCTTAGGCCTCTCTTTGAGAAGGAGCTTGAGGGCTTTGGCGAGTTGTTTAGGCAGGTTAGTTATCAGAGGATTGGTACCGGCGTGATAATGACGAGGGCTACGGCTGGGATCGCAAGGAGCAGGTTAATAGTGGCCCTACCTGGTTCGCCAGATGGCGTTAGGACTGGACTTGAAATAATACTCCAGGAACTGCCCCACATACTTTACATAATTAGATCATGA
- a CDS encoding MFS transporter yields MRSLIVALFNVVGTVSMWYNFLAYNVIASIILTRSALHLGLLPSFTTIFIAFIARPIGAYVFGLIGDKFSSKLSLVLTLVVMGTSTLLISTIGKAWYAVYELLIDRIAQGIALGGEWASASILTYESVRGGVGRFLTSLIQLGVPLGMLLTVFAVIQWRLALLTGSLLSLSSAMIILVLSQDQGVGFINWKPTLHIEDIKKVIKAIGVKFGESSSFYVYTSVFLLYFSAHEVSSLIITATASLLIFTLIMSVIMTRVSPTKALLLGYALFSLVNTFMFRIEPLLLFVLFGVVDAITYAPQSLYLVSLFRGDVRHVGAGVSYHVASSLGGLITYLVSILISVYGLSAGFITTPTLLLMSCIASIIALLI; encoded by the coding sequence ATGAGGAGTTTAATAGTAGCATTATTTAATGTGGTGGGCACGGTATCGATGTGGTACAACTTCCTAGCCTACAATGTTATTGCATCGATAATACTTACAAGGTCAGCATTACATTTAGGCCTATTACCGTCCTTCACTACGATATTCATAGCATTTATCGCAAGACCCATTGGTGCATACGTCTTTGGCTTAATTGGCGATAAATTCTCGAGTAAGTTATCACTAGTGTTGACCCTCGTGGTTATGGGCACTTCAACGCTTTTAATATCAACAATCGGAAAGGCTTGGTATGCCGTGTATGAATTATTGATCGACAGAATCGCTCAGGGAATAGCACTTGGTGGTGAGTGGGCTTCGGCTTCGATATTAACCTACGAATCCGTGAGGGGTGGTGTTGGTAGGTTTTTAACGAGCTTAATACAACTTGGTGTGCCACTGGGCATGTTGTTAACGGTATTCGCAGTTATTCAATGGCGATTGGCATTATTGACAGGGTCATTACTAAGCCTTTCATCAGCCATGATAATCCTAGTACTTTCGCAGGATCAGGGTGTTGGGTTCATTAATTGGAAACCGACCCTTCACATTGAGGATATTAAGAAGGTTATAAAGGCGATTGGTGTTAAGTTTGGTGAGAGTTCGAGTTTTTACGTATACACCTCCGTATTTCTCCTATACTTTAGTGCGCATGAGGTTTCAAGCCTAATAATCACGGCCACGGCCTCCCTATTGATATTCACGTTAATAATGTCGGTAATCATGACTAGGGTGAGCCCAACTAAGGCGTTGTTACTTGGCTACGCTCTTTTCTCCCTGGTAAATACCTTCATGTTTAGGATAGAGCCATTGCTCCTCTTTGTTCTTTTTGGCGTGGTTGATGCCATAACCTACGCGCCACAATCACTGTACCTGGTGTCGTTATTCAGGGGTGATGTTAGGCACGTTGGTGCCGGCGTTTCTTACCACGTGGCTAGTTCACTGGGTGGTTTGATTACTTACTTGGTCTCAATATTAATATCAGTATATGGTCTTAGTGCAGGATTTATCACGACACCCACCCTATTACTGATGTCCTGCATTGCCTCAATAATTGCCCTATTGATTTAA
- a CDS encoding SRPBCC family protein — protein MARVHYDGSFEVDKSRDFVYNFLIDPRNIASIIPGVESVDVIDPDNFKVRASMGVGAVKGTINITAKFTEKKPPESAKVVGRGSGMQSTMDFEIGFRLEEPSSGRTKVNWYFDGNVGGLIGSMGARVLDPVAQKIVQDSVEKLRQRLS, from the coding sequence ATGGCGAGGGTTCATTATGATGGTTCCTTTGAGGTTGATAAGTCCAGGGACTTTGTCTATAACTTCCTCATTGACCCGAGGAACATAGCCTCAATAATACCCGGCGTTGAGTCCGTGGACGTCATCGACCCTGATAACTTTAAGGTTAGGGCTAGCATGGGTGTTGGGGCTGTTAAGGGTACAATAAACATAACCGCTAAATTTACCGAGAAGAAGCCGCCAGAGAGTGCTAAGGTCGTTGGTAGGGGCTCGGGTATGCAGAGTACCATGGATTTCGAGATTGGGTTCAGGCTTGAGGAACCAAGCTCAGGTAGGACCAAGGTTAATTGGTACTTTGATGGGAATGTGGGTGGTTTAATAGGCTCAATGGGAGCCAGGGTGCTAGACCCAGTGGCTCAGAAAATAGTCCAGGATAGCGTGGAGAAACTCAGGCAGAGGCTCTCATGA
- the tuf gene encoding translation elongation factor EF-1 subunit alpha, translating to MSLILKPKDSALQKPHLNLAVIGHVDHGKSTLVGHLLVATGYVDEKGFKELEEQAKKMGKEDFVYAWVTDRLREERERGVTIEAMHVGFETPKYFITIIDLPGHRDFVKNMIVGASQADAAMLVVSARPGEFETGIGPQGQTREHLFLAATLGIRQLIVVVNKMDVVNYDQKRYEQIKAEIGKFMKLLGYDPSKIPFIPVSALKGDNIKEKSSNMPWYNGPTLIEALDAIQPPPRPTDKPFRMPIQDVYTITGAGTVVVGRIETGVLKVGDRVVVMPPAKVGDVRSIETHHMKLEQAQPGDNVGINVRGIEKDDVKRGDVMGHLANPPTVAEEIVARLAVLWHPTAVGPGYTPVLHVHTATVPAQIIEIIARLDPRTGQTVEQKPQFVKQGDVAVVRLKPLKDVVVEKYSDFPGLGRFALRDMGRTIAAGQIIEIKPKKVEIKA from the coding sequence ATGAGCCTGATACTGAAGCCTAAGGACTCAGCTTTACAAAAGCCACACCTTAACCTAGCGGTTATAGGGCATGTCGACCATGGAAAATCAACACTGGTGGGCCACCTGCTGGTAGCCACTGGTTATGTTGATGAAAAGGGGTTCAAGGAGCTTGAGGAGCAAGCAAAGAAGATGGGTAAGGAGGACTTCGTCTATGCCTGGGTAACAGACAGGCTTAGGGAGGAGAGGGAGAGGGGTGTCACGATTGAGGCAATGCACGTAGGCTTCGAGACGCCCAAGTACTTCATAACAATCATAGACCTGCCAGGGCACAGGGATTTCGTCAAGAACATGATAGTTGGCGCTAGCCAGGCGGATGCCGCCATGCTCGTTGTATCAGCGAGGCCCGGCGAGTTCGAGACAGGAATAGGCCCACAGGGTCAGACCAGGGAACACCTATTCCTAGCTGCTACGTTGGGTATTAGGCAGTTAATAGTAGTTGTTAATAAAATGGACGTAGTTAACTACGACCAGAAGAGGTACGAGCAGATTAAGGCAGAGATTGGTAAGTTCATGAAGCTACTTGGTTACGACCCATCTAAGATACCCTTCATACCGGTCAGTGCATTGAAGGGTGATAACATAAAGGAGAAAAGTAGCAACATGCCGTGGTACAACGGACCAACACTAATAGAGGCCCTGGACGCCATACAACCACCGCCTAGGCCAACCGACAAGCCATTCAGGATGCCAATACAGGATGTATATACAATAACCGGAGCCGGTACAGTGGTTGTTGGCAGGATCGAGACTGGAGTGCTGAAGGTTGGCGATAGGGTCGTGGTCATGCCGCCTGCCAAGGTCGGCGATGTTAGGAGTATTGAGACACATCACATGAAGTTAGAGCAAGCACAACCGGGAGATAACGTTGGTATTAACGTTAGGGGTATTGAGAAGGATGATGTGAAGAGAGGCGATGTGATGGGTCACCTGGCTAACCCACCAACGGTTGCTGAGGAGATTGTGGCTAGACTGGCGGTGTTATGGCATCCAACTGCGGTAGGCCCCGGCTATACGCCAGTGCTTCATGTGCACACAGCCACAGTGCCTGCGCAGATAATTGAAATAATCGCCAGATTGGACCCAAGGACTGGCCAAACCGTGGAGCAGAAGCCTCAGTTTGTTAAGCAAGGTGATGTGGCGGTTGTTAGGCTTAAGCCGCTTAAGGACGTGGTTGTTGAGAAGTACAGTGACTTCCCAGGGCTTGGTAGGTTCGCCCTTAGGGACATGGGTAGGACAATAGCTGCTGGGCAGATAATTGAGATTAAGCCGAAGAAGGTTGAAATTAAGGCGTGA
- the rpsJ gene encoding 30S ribosomal protein S10, whose amino-acid sequence MPRKARIRIWGTDNKQVDNLASEIVGIARKLGVKVSGPIPLPRRRLMVTVRRAPSGQGYHTFDHWEMRIYKRLIDIDADERAIRQLMRMRVPENIKIEIELVD is encoded by the coding sequence ATGCCGAGAAAGGCGCGAATACGCATTTGGGGAACAGACAACAAGCAGGTTGACAACCTAGCCAGTGAAATAGTGGGCATAGCCAGGAAACTGGGTGTTAAGGTATCGGGGCCGATACCACTGCCCAGGAGAAGATTGATGGTTACTGTTAGGAGGGCACCCAGTGGTCAGGGATACCATACATTCGACCACTGGGAAATGAGGATTTACAAGCGATTAATAGACATAGATGCTGACGAGAGGGCCATTAGGCAGTTAATGAGGATGAGGGTCCCCGAGAATATAAAAATAGAGATAGAACTAGTTGATTAG
- a CDS encoding M16 family metallopeptidase, translating into MVRIFRLGNGLTVIAHHMPIDVVAIYAFYNVGAKNEYPGVFGGSHLVEHMLFRRIEGLRGSVDELIEGVGGYFNGFTNYDYTAYVEVLPTEYAELGFEIESKRMINAAFDSGEFELERKIVLSEFDMNENDPDFRLMYRASMIAWDTHPYRYAVIGLRDDLNRVSRDELFRYYRRYYNPGNAVLVVVGGLSEDKATELANKYFGNIGSGGESGAVKPWDDGLQGRVRVELKALSDETPRLLITFKVPGAHDIDGLRRLILMDFVVSGDRAFVYGLTSREPMAVPRSSRLYRIVEEGLGDAVYSYYEVTYMNNLYSIIIYNVKDPDKVIMRVEELIAERPSEDELGFAKERIRTRLAFSMDSPSKLGQIYGLSQLFMGDPRMLVSIIENATKIGDTEYVNFVDKLLGRSISIIYR; encoded by the coding sequence ATGGTGCGTATCTTCAGGTTGGGTAATGGACTGACGGTGATTGCTCATCACATGCCCATTGACGTTGTTGCGATCTATGCCTTCTACAACGTGGGCGCCAAGAATGAGTACCCAGGCGTATTTGGGGGCTCGCATTTGGTTGAGCACATGCTCTTTAGGAGGATTGAGGGATTGAGAGGCAGTGTCGATGAGTTAATAGAAGGTGTTGGTGGTTATTTTAATGGGTTTACGAATTACGATTACACAGCCTACGTCGAGGTACTGCCCACGGAGTATGCAGAGTTGGGTTTTGAAATTGAGAGTAAGAGAATGATAAATGCGGCTTTTGACTCTGGCGAATTCGAGCTAGAGAGGAAGATTGTGCTTAGCGAATTTGATATGAATGAGAACGACCCAGACTTCAGACTCATGTATAGGGCCTCGATGATTGCCTGGGACACACATCCATATAGGTATGCGGTCATTGGTTTGAGGGATGACCTTAATAGGGTGTCCAGGGATGAATTGTTTAGGTATTATAGGCGTTATTATAACCCTGGTAATGCTGTGTTGGTTGTGGTTGGTGGGTTGAGTGAGGATAAAGCCACGGAACTAGCCAATAAGTACTTCGGCAATATAGGATCCGGTGGTGAATCAGGAGCCGTTAAGCCCTGGGATGATGGATTACAGGGTAGAGTCAGGGTTGAGTTAAAGGCATTAAGCGACGAGACACCCAGGCTATTAATCACGTTCAAAGTCCCTGGGGCACACGACATTGATGGCTTGAGGAGACTTATCCTCATGGATTTCGTAGTTTCGGGTGATAGGGCCTTTGTCTATGGCTTAACGAGTAGGGAGCCCATGGCTGTTCCAAGATCATCAAGGCTATACAGGATTGTTGAGGAGGGCCTTGGAGATGCTGTTTATAGTTATTATGAGGTAACGTACATGAATAACCTATACTCCATAATCATTTATAATGTTAAGGACCCCGACAAGGTGATTATGAGAGTTGAGGAATTGATTGCGGAGAGACCGAGTGAAGATGAGCTGGGCTTTGCCAAAGAGAGAATAAGGACTAGGTTAGCCTTCTCCATGGACTCACCAAGTAAGTTAGGTCAGATTTACGGTTTATCGCAGTTATTTATGGGTGATCCGAGGATGTTAGTCTCGATAATTGAGAATGCCACGAAAATAGGCGACACCGAGTATGTGAATTTTGTGGATAAATTATTAGGTAGGTCTATATCGATAATTTATAGGTGA
- a CDS encoding M16 family metallopeptidase — protein MANKLFIRSPVKDVVVLDIKLNLGSLQELHPGITNVLIPLWRMSGYAKELERIGISFSFEKGLDALTLRVKARYSVINKAMKLIEDMLLNPFIDRLDDAIREARTSVIINREDTTVRSVAEALKVLFNDHPYSRHPIAYDYKFSDITKDYIKGAIDALRVLSLTVVTPEDHLEINLPFTSYVKVPINRFGSGDVDIRLEGKVQTTVAIAYPSYDVMDLEGSFRVTVMNTILGGMGLISRLYKEVRVKRGLAYYAYSMYWPLGSSGVLIAMAGVRREVLRDALNVMLNVMSNSVISEEELRMAVRNRVGRLKVTGESPEGLTMLYSVIPTYDLPTDYYERFIDYISRLRSEDISRELRNLSKPTIAVVG, from the coding sequence ATGGCAAACAAATTATTCATTAGGTCGCCTGTTAAGGACGTGGTCGTACTCGACATTAAATTAAACCTAGGCTCGCTGCAGGAGCTTCATCCTGGGATTACAAATGTATTGATACCGCTATGGAGGATGAGTGGTTACGCCAAGGAACTTGAGAGGATTGGGATATCATTCTCCTTTGAAAAGGGGCTTGACGCATTAACCCTTAGGGTTAAGGCTAGATACTCCGTCATTAATAAGGCCATGAAGCTTATCGAGGACATGCTGCTGAACCCGTTCATTGATAGGCTTGATGACGCTATTAGAGAGGCAAGGACGAGCGTAATCATCAATAGAGAGGATACGACGGTCAGGTCAGTGGCTGAGGCGTTGAAGGTATTATTTAATGATCACCCATACTCAAGGCATCCAATTGCTTATGATTATAAGTTTAGTGATATTACGAAGGACTATATTAAAGGCGCCATTGATGCATTAAGGGTGTTATCATTAACTGTAGTGACTCCAGAAGATCACTTGGAGATTAACCTGCCGTTCACGAGCTACGTTAAGGTGCCCATTAACAGATTTGGGAGTGGTGATGTCGATATTAGGCTTGAGGGTAAGGTGCAGACCACGGTGGCCATTGCATATCCAAGTTATGATGTTATGGACCTTGAGGGTTCCTTCAGAGTTACGGTGATGAATACTATACTTGGCGGCATGGGCCTAATATCGAGGCTTTACAAGGAGGTTAGAGTGAAGAGGGGATTAGCTTACTATGCGTACTCCATGTATTGGCCGTTGGGTAGCTCAGGAGTCCTCATTGCAATGGCTGGTGTGCGCAGGGAGGTCCTTAGGGATGCCCTTAATGTAATGCTCAACGTTATGAGTAACTCGGTCATTTCGGAGGAGGAGTTAAGGATGGCTGTTAGGAATAGGGTTGGTAGGCTTAAGGTAACTGGTGAGTCACCGGAGGGTTTAACGATGCTCTATTCGGTGATACCAACCTACGACTTACCAACTGATTATTATGAGAGGTTCATTGATTATATAAGTAGGTTAAGATCTGAGGATATTTCGAGGGAATTAAGGAATCTTTCGAAACCCACCATCGCAGTGGTTGGTTAA
- a CDS encoding argininosuccinate synthase — protein MALAYSGGLDTTVAIRWLKERFNAEVITVTVDVGQDDDLKDIEERAYKAGAVKHYAIDAKKDFAEGPIAMAIMANALYEDKYPLGTALARPLIAEKIIEVAKREGCDAVAHGSTSKGNDQVRFNETLMALAPDLMIIEPAKIWGMNRAEEVEYAKKHGIPIPNIHSRFSIDDNLWSRSIEGHETDDPSAEVPEDAFKWTVPPEKVSEPLILEVEFREGLPVAVNGERMDLVGLISLLNKVVGAHGFGRVDHVENRVVGFKSREVYEAPAALTLIEAHRDLEKLIYTPLEYRFKKFIDQEWTDLVYGGLWHEPLREELSDFAKSMNRWVSGVVKVKVFGGLTIIGRESPYASYSKDLVDYVSGWYPSEEEARGFIRMHVLHSLTAYRTRHKA, from the coding sequence ATCGCGCTTGCCTACTCAGGAGGTCTTGATACAACAGTAGCCATTCGCTGGCTCAAGGAGAGGTTTAATGCCGAGGTTATAACAGTTACGGTGGATGTTGGGCAGGACGATGACTTAAAGGACATTGAGGAGAGGGCATATAAGGCTGGTGCGGTTAAGCACTACGCCATTGATGCGAAGAAGGACTTCGCCGAGGGACCCATAGCAATGGCAATAATGGCTAATGCTCTCTATGAGGATAAGTACCCATTGGGGACGGCACTGGCTAGGCCATTAATTGCCGAGAAGATCATTGAAGTGGCTAAAAGGGAGGGTTGTGATGCCGTGGCTCATGGATCCACGTCCAAGGGCAATGACCAGGTCAGATTCAATGAGACGTTGATGGCGTTGGCGCCTGACCTCATGATAATAGAACCAGCGAAGATTTGGGGAATGAATAGGGCCGAGGAGGTTGAGTACGCCAAGAAACACGGTATACCAATACCCAATATACATAGTAGGTTTAGTATTGATGATAACCTTTGGTCAAGGAGTATAGAGGGCCATGAGACTGATGACCCTAGTGCTGAGGTCCCTGAGGACGCCTTTAAGTGGACTGTACCGCCTGAGAAGGTCAGCGAACCGCTGATTCTCGAGGTTGAGTTTAGGGAGGGCCTGCCCGTGGCTGTCAATGGTGAGAGGATGGACCTAGTTGGTTTGATATCGCTCCTAAATAAGGTGGTCGGTGCGCATGGTTTTGGCAGGGTTGATCACGTAGAGAATAGGGTCGTTGGTTTTAAGTCCAGGGAGGTATACGAGGCACCAGCTGCATTAACGCTTATTGAGGCTCATAGGGATCTGGAGAAGCTCATCTATACGCCGCTTGAGTATAGGTTCAAGAAGTTTATTGATCAGGAATGGACTGACCTGGTTTATGGTGGTTTATGGCATGAGCCACTGCGTGAGGAGCTTAGCGATTTCGCTAAGTCCATGAATAGGTGGGTTAGTGGTGTAGTTAAGGTTAAGGTTTTTGGTGGCTTAACGATTATTGGTAGGGAGAGCCCATACGCAAGCTATAGTAAGGATCTTGTCGATTACGTGAGTGGTTGGTACCCAAGCGAGGAGGAGGCCAGGGGCTTCATAAGGATGCATGTACTACACTCACTAACCGCCTATAGAACCAGGCATAAAGCCTAG
- a CDS encoding PaREP1 family protein, with product MQLPKPWYSPKEYRKIRIDEARSELELAKRFLEEGLIRNAASKAFQAWKALVAALAVDKRDELSKVFSGKVRLRGRRERVDRVDWVIAVMPTSYLKDVAMIIGGKVDLLTDKALWIHQYQYNGPDPERVLSPYGDDDSARRDIETLIREMEDILRSIGQ from the coding sequence ATGCAGTTACCGAAGCCATGGTATAGCCCTAAGGAGTACAGGAAAATTAGAATTGACGAAGCCAGAAGTGAGTTAGAGCTTGCTAAGAGGTTCCTTGAGGAGGGTCTTATTAGGAATGCGGCTAGTAAAGCATTTCAAGCGTGGAAGGCCCTAGTGGCTGCATTGGCTGTTGATAAGAGGGATGAGTTAAGTAAGGTCTTTAGTGGTAAGGTTAGGTTGAGGGGTAGGAGAGAGCGTGTTGATAGGGTTGATTGGGTAATAGCGGTTATGCCGACGAGTTACCTGAAGGATGTGGCTATGATCATCGGCGGTAAGGTTGACCTACTCACGGATAAGGCCTTATGGATTCATCAGTATCAGTACAATGGCCCTGACCCGGAGAGGGTCCTTAGCCCTTACGGAGACGATGATTCTGCTAGGAGAGATATTGAGACATTAATTAGGGAGATGGAGGACATTCTACGTAGCATTGGTCAATGA
- a CDS encoding lyase family protein translates to MYRRELLGAGSIDKISYTSSIIDDSEIFKYVIITLIAHVNELERISVINSDVAGRIRDALRDIWRGGYEQGKLTGYEDVHEYIEAELIRRLGSIGGWIGIGRSRNDHVTTAIRLRLRRALLDLMLTTLRLREVALNKAVEGHDKVIIGSTHRQPAQVTTLGHYMLYLDDLTRDFLNELMHVFELVNKSPLGSGPLAGTMVGIDRFREAKEMGFDGVVDNTIYATGSRYFIISAASIIVNYLVEIGRFINNLEMWLMPQLSYVSADPSHLATSSIMPHKRNPATLEVFRARIGEAVGHLMAMYSILRPVESGYQLDLQELTRHLWSIIRIASEGLSMFTDFISSVKVNDEGVKESLNKYVVTAAEYAEVVAMREGRPFRDVYNEVARGLRSGTRVGLDVNNALMKPVHGSSNPSLITEHATARLNEVRELTGRVNSIINKLDEIENKLLNT, encoded by the coding sequence GTGTATCGCAGGGAGTTACTTGGGGCTGGAAGTATTGATAAGATTAGTTATACGTCATCAATTATCGATGATTCCGAGATTTTTAAGTACGTGATAATTACTCTCATTGCGCATGTTAATGAGCTTGAGAGAATTAGCGTGATTAACAGTGATGTGGCTGGGAGGATTAGGGATGCCCTTAGGGATATTTGGCGTGGTGGTTATGAGCAAGGTAAATTGACTGGTTATGAGGATGTCCATGAGTATATCGAGGCAGAATTGATCAGGAGATTGGGTAGCATTGGTGGTTGGATTGGTATTGGCAGGTCTAGGAATGACCACGTGACAACAGCAATTAGGCTTAGGCTTAGGAGGGCCTTACTTGACCTAATGCTCACTACGCTCAGGCTTAGGGAGGTCGCCCTTAACAAGGCTGTTGAGGGGCATGATAAGGTGATCATAGGCTCTACCCATAGGCAGCCAGCTCAAGTGACTACGCTGGGTCACTACATGCTTTATCTGGACGACTTAACGAGGGACTTCCTCAACGAATTAATGCATGTGTTTGAATTGGTAAATAAGTCGCCACTGGGTTCTGGGCCGCTTGCCGGTACCATGGTTGGTATCGATAGGTTTAGGGAGGCCAAGGAGATGGGGTTTGACGGTGTTGTCGATAATACGATATACGCGACCGGCTCCAGGTACTTCATTATATCGGCGGCGTCAATAATCGTTAATTACTTGGTTGAGATTGGCAGGTTCATTAATAACCTTGAGATGTGGCTGATGCCGCAACTAAGTTATGTAAGTGCTGACCCGAGCCACCTAGCCACGAGTAGTATCATGCCCCATAAGAGGAATCCAGCCACTCTGGAGGTTTTTAGGGCTAGGATTGGGGAGGCCGTGGGTCACCTAATGGCTATGTACTCAATACTAAGGCCTGTGGAGTCGGGTTATCAACTTGATCTTCAGGAATTAACTAGGCACTTGTGGTCAATCATTAGGATTGCCAGTGAGGGTCTCTCGATGTTTACGGACTTCATAAGTAGCGTTAAGGTTAATGATGAAGGGGTTAAGGAGTCCCTAAATAAGTATGTAGTCACGGCTGCCGAGTACGCGGAGGTGGTGGCAATGAGGGAGGGGAGACCGTTTAGGGATGTGTATAATGAGGTGGCCAGGGGATTAAGGAGCGGCACTAGGGTTGGCCTTGATGTGAATAATGCGCTGATGAAGCCTGTGCATGGTTCATCAAATCCAAGCCTCATTACTGAGCATGCGACGGCTAGGCTTAATGAGGTTAGAGAGTTAACAGGAAGGGTGAATTCCATTATTAATAAACTTGACGAGATCGAGAATAAACTACTCAACACCTAA